A genomic stretch from Clavelina lepadiformis chromosome 5, kaClaLepa1.1, whole genome shotgun sequence includes:
- the LOC143458602 gene encoding uncharacterized protein LOC143458602, with amino-acid sequence MTRFMSIAEQMSRILQRTAISTNIKERLDFPCALFGLKDGLVFNAPHIPGHLGAMQDAVQYQMRAIEINEGDCILSIHPCAGGVNLPDLTMRNPPGLRVHIELRVGSGFSLLGAHPTPRRGRGQKCAARRLHDNGRRTPRVGQDGRRINDQSSPGDRLVGEKRDVRFQRDIPHGDKQVERAESDQQVCHHLLFYCLKCMVGYDVIVDSDIRSSSRTSSFSRALAESDVIGAGMGF; translated from the exons ATGACAAGGTTCATGAGCATTGCAGAACAGATGAGTAGGATTCTACAACGGACAGCGATATCCACTAACATTAAG GAACGACTTGACTTCCCGTGCGCTCTCTTTGGACTCAAGGATGGTCTCGTTTTCAACGCTCCTCACATTCCAGGCCACCTAGGGGCCATGCAGGATGCTGTGCAGTACCAGATGAGGGCGATAGAGATCAACGAGGGAGATTGCATCCTCTCCATTCATCCTTGTGCTGGAGGAGTTAATCTTCCTGATCTCACCATGA GGAATCCACCCGGTCTTAGAGTTCATATCGAGTTGCGGGTTGGAAGTGGTTTCAGCTTACTTGGCGCACATCCAACACCACGCCGAGGTCGCGGTCAGAAATGTGCTGCGCGACGTCTCCATGACAACGGACGGCGTACTCCACGCGTCGGACAAGATGGACGACGGATCAATGATCAATCTTCACCTGGAGATCGACTCGTAGGAGAGAAGCGTGACGTTCGATTTCAAAGGGACATCCCCCATGGTGATAAACAAGTTGAACGCGCCGAGAGCGATCAGCAAGTGTGCCATCATCTACTATTCTACTGTCTCAAGTGCATGGTgggctatgacgtcatagtcgACTCTGATATCCGGTCGTCCTCAAGAACTTCCAGCTTCTCCCGAGCACTGGCGGAGAGTGACGTTATAGGGGCGGGGATGGGGTTTTGA
- the LOC143458598 gene encoding protein NLRC5-like isoform X1: MAEQSTSSNVNITDAVLNQSPVIKDAENVTINYTQPPSTSSSDEDEWNSMRKLMKLCINYLEKEGKLRLQGVNAKENIPEVHPAIQEINYYDKDTVPVDERYDPKGQNELFKDKIIREVCFQDLLDQKDKFISIVASAGSGKTVFSLRLAKAFSLLQRICIHLKFMDANYEEPLTLRQLLLENMFPGHSEEFYTACFSWMQKNDDKIVLILDGLDQAQYSLEKLSPKMNYNACVPVKDLVFNLCTKHFFPKSLLIITSRPHAVLYLPEAARPQVTYALGDLNLEDTKELFLAFADEDLWRKINTTSSQMLSMCRNPLMLQMIISSNIHPSEDIGDGSTPTRLFATVMKNLTQSGHIHNTEGLDELVKRLRVLAFDATKEGKVVLTAKQLRNTGVNPATIHDIVVQLHTHGLSVNSCLFEGNTKFFFCHQTFQEHLTASYVVYGMPLGEFQDFVETSLFEEHWTVVRRFVCGLLFDLESKAVSGDLLQKMEILKKYLIQELAIISEKFMEMKRRGVSRRSQDYEALRDKLFDLYACVREGKDSSIATKAAEHFPTTIHLLQPMNSNLVPGFCFVLKHVTKQLNVLSLWGCYLDSNSFHEIASVIKEMKPGQIGKMIIEDNNLQPSNIDDIIGLLRVVRDWLRMWACFIDDGRRRDGNQDEINKIQSTLNESQTSLEVYVDLFTTLRSQK; encoded by the exons ATGGCAGAGCAAAGCACAAGCTCAAACGTAAATATTACTGATGCTGTTTTGAACCAATCACCAGTTATAAAAG ATGCTGAGAATGTCACCATCAACTACACGCAACCACCCAGCACAAGCTCATCTGATGAAGATG aGTGGAATTCCATGAGAAAATTGATGAAGTTGTGCATCAACTACCTTGAAAAAGAAGGAAAGTTACGTCTGCAAGGTGTCAATGCTAAAGAAAACATTCCCGAAGTCCATCCAGCAATTCAAGAGATCAATTACTATGACAAAGATACAGTTCCTGTTGATGAAAGATACGATCCAAAAGGCCAGAACGAACTGTTCAAAGATAAGATCATAAGAGAAGTTTGTTTCCAAGATCTGTTGGATCAAAAAGACAAATTCATCAGCATTGTTGCCAGCGCTGGTTCTGGAAAGACCGTCTTCAGTCTGAGGCTGGCAAAAGCTTTTTCCCTGCTTCAGCGAATCTGTATCCACCTGAAATTCATGGATGCCAATTATGAAGAACCATTGACTCTTAGACAGTTATTGCTTGAAAACATGTTTCCAGGACATAGTGAGGAGTTTTACACAGCTTGCTTCTCCTGGATGCAGAAGAACGACGACAAGATTGTGCTGATCCTGGATGGATTGGATCAAGCGCAATATTCCTTGGAGAAACTTTCACCAAAAATGAATTACAATGCCTGTGTCCCTGTCAAAGACCTGGTTTTTAACTTGTGTACAAAACATTTCTTCCCCAAAAGTCTCCTCATCATCACATCCAGGCCACATGCAGTGCTCTACCTCCCTGAAGCAGCAAGACCCCAGGTCACTTATGCTCTGGGTGACCTTAATCTTGAGGACACAAAGGAGTTGTTCCTCGCCTTTGCTGATGAAGATCTCTGGAGGAAGATAAATACAACTTCAAGTCAAATGCTGTCAATGTGTAGAAATCCCCTGATGCTCCAGATGATCATTTCCAGCAACATCCATCCATCAGAGGACATTGGTGATGGTTCCACCCCTACAAGGCTGTTTGCAACAGTGATGAAGAACCTGACTCAAAGTGGACATATCCATAACACAGAAGGCTTGGATGAGCTGGTTAAGAGGTTGAGAGTTCTCGCGTTTGATGCAACCAAGGAAGGAAAAGTTGTGCTAACTGCTAAGCAGCTGAGAAATACAGGCGTTAACCCAGCTACCATCCATGATATCGTGGTTCAACTCCACACTCATGGACTTAGTGTCAACAGCTGTCTTTTTGAAGGCAACACCAAGTTCTTCTTCTGTCATCAGACCTTTCAAGAACATCTCACAGCATCCTATGTAGTTTACGGAATGCCACTGGGAGAATTTCAAGATTTTGTAGAAACATCACTGTTTGAAGAGCATTGGACAGTGGTTAGAAGATTTGTCTGTGGCCTGTTGTTTGATTTGGAGTCGAAAGCTGTTTCAG GAGATCTTCTGCAGAAAATGgaaattttgaagaaatatCTCATCCAGGAGCTGGCAATCATTTCAGAAAAGTTTATGGAAATGAAACGACGCGGAGTTTCGAGACGTTCGCAAG ATTATGAAGCACTTAGAGACAAACTATTCGACCTGTACGCCTGCGTCAGAGAAGGAAAAGATTCGTCCATCGCAACCAAAGCAGCAGAGCATTTTCCAACAACAATCCATTTACTGCAGCCGATGAATTCAAACCTGGTCCCTGGGTTCTGCTTCGTCTTGAAACACGTCACAAAGCAATTGAATGTGCTCAGTTTGTGGGGCTGTTACTTGGATTCGAATTCATTTCACGAGATCGCTTCGGTCATAAAAGAGATGAAACCAGGACAA ATTGGAAAGATGATTATCGAAGACAACAATCTGCAACCATCAAACATCGATGACATCATCGGGTTGTTGAGAGTCGTGAGAGATTGGCTGAGGATGTGGGCTTGCTTCATTGATGATGGAAGGAGGCGAGATGGTAATCAGGATGAAATCAACAAGATCCAATCAACTCTCAACGAAAGTCAAACCAGTTTGGAAGTTTATGTTGATCTTTTCACCACACTTCGCTCGCAGAAGTGA
- the LOC143458598 gene encoding protein NLRC5-like isoform X2 has translation MRKLMKLCINYLEKEGKLRLQGVNAKENIPEVHPAIQEINYYDKDTVPVDERYDPKGQNELFKDKIIREVCFQDLLDQKDKFISIVASAGSGKTVFSLRLAKAFSLLQRICIHLKFMDANYEEPLTLRQLLLENMFPGHSEEFYTACFSWMQKNDDKIVLILDGLDQAQYSLEKLSPKMNYNACVPVKDLVFNLCTKHFFPKSLLIITSRPHAVLYLPEAARPQVTYALGDLNLEDTKELFLAFADEDLWRKINTTSSQMLSMCRNPLMLQMIISSNIHPSEDIGDGSTPTRLFATVMKNLTQSGHIHNTEGLDELVKRLRVLAFDATKEGKVVLTAKQLRNTGVNPATIHDIVVQLHTHGLSVNSCLFEGNTKFFFCHQTFQEHLTASYVVYGMPLGEFQDFVETSLFEEHWTVVRRFVCGLLFDLESKAVSGDLLQKMEILKKYLIQELAIISEKFMEMKRRGVSRRSQDYEALRDKLFDLYACVREGKDSSIATKAAEHFPTTIHLLQPMNSNLVPGFCFVLKHVTKQLNVLSLWGCYLDSNSFHEIASVIKEMKPGQIGKMIIEDNNLQPSNIDDIIGLLRVVRDWLRMWACFIDDGRRRDGNQDEINKIQSTLNESQTSLEVYVDLFTTLRSQK, from the exons ATGAGAAAATTGATGAAGTTGTGCATCAACTACCTTGAAAAAGAAGGAAAGTTACGTCTGCAAGGTGTCAATGCTAAAGAAAACATTCCCGAAGTCCATCCAGCAATTCAAGAGATCAATTACTATGACAAAGATACAGTTCCTGTTGATGAAAGATACGATCCAAAAGGCCAGAACGAACTGTTCAAAGATAAGATCATAAGAGAAGTTTGTTTCCAAGATCTGTTGGATCAAAAAGACAAATTCATCAGCATTGTTGCCAGCGCTGGTTCTGGAAAGACCGTCTTCAGTCTGAGGCTGGCAAAAGCTTTTTCCCTGCTTCAGCGAATCTGTATCCACCTGAAATTCATGGATGCCAATTATGAAGAACCATTGACTCTTAGACAGTTATTGCTTGAAAACATGTTTCCAGGACATAGTGAGGAGTTTTACACAGCTTGCTTCTCCTGGATGCAGAAGAACGACGACAAGATTGTGCTGATCCTGGATGGATTGGATCAAGCGCAATATTCCTTGGAGAAACTTTCACCAAAAATGAATTACAATGCCTGTGTCCCTGTCAAAGACCTGGTTTTTAACTTGTGTACAAAACATTTCTTCCCCAAAAGTCTCCTCATCATCACATCCAGGCCACATGCAGTGCTCTACCTCCCTGAAGCAGCAAGACCCCAGGTCACTTATGCTCTGGGTGACCTTAATCTTGAGGACACAAAGGAGTTGTTCCTCGCCTTTGCTGATGAAGATCTCTGGAGGAAGATAAATACAACTTCAAGTCAAATGCTGTCAATGTGTAGAAATCCCCTGATGCTCCAGATGATCATTTCCAGCAACATCCATCCATCAGAGGACATTGGTGATGGTTCCACCCCTACAAGGCTGTTTGCAACAGTGATGAAGAACCTGACTCAAAGTGGACATATCCATAACACAGAAGGCTTGGATGAGCTGGTTAAGAGGTTGAGAGTTCTCGCGTTTGATGCAACCAAGGAAGGAAAAGTTGTGCTAACTGCTAAGCAGCTGAGAAATACAGGCGTTAACCCAGCTACCATCCATGATATCGTGGTTCAACTCCACACTCATGGACTTAGTGTCAACAGCTGTCTTTTTGAAGGCAACACCAAGTTCTTCTTCTGTCATCAGACCTTTCAAGAACATCTCACAGCATCCTATGTAGTTTACGGAATGCCACTGGGAGAATTTCAAGATTTTGTAGAAACATCACTGTTTGAAGAGCATTGGACAGTGGTTAGAAGATTTGTCTGTGGCCTGTTGTTTGATTTGGAGTCGAAAGCTGTTTCAG GAGATCTTCTGCAGAAAATGgaaattttgaagaaatatCTCATCCAGGAGCTGGCAATCATTTCAGAAAAGTTTATGGAAATGAAACGACGCGGAGTTTCGAGACGTTCGCAAG ATTATGAAGCACTTAGAGACAAACTATTCGACCTGTACGCCTGCGTCAGAGAAGGAAAAGATTCGTCCATCGCAACCAAAGCAGCAGAGCATTTTCCAACAACAATCCATTTACTGCAGCCGATGAATTCAAACCTGGTCCCTGGGTTCTGCTTCGTCTTGAAACACGTCACAAAGCAATTGAATGTGCTCAGTTTGTGGGGCTGTTACTTGGATTCGAATTCATTTCACGAGATCGCTTCGGTCATAAAAGAGATGAAACCAGGACAA ATTGGAAAGATGATTATCGAAGACAACAATCTGCAACCATCAAACATCGATGACATCATCGGGTTGTTGAGAGTCGTGAGAGATTGGCTGAGGATGTGGGCTTGCTTCATTGATGATGGAAGGAGGCGAGATGGTAATCAGGATGAAATCAACAAGATCCAATCAACTCTCAACGAAAGTCAAACCAGTTTGGAAGTTTATGTTGATCTTTTCACCACACTTCGCTCGCAGAAGTGA